Below is a genomic region from Anoplopoma fimbria isolate UVic2021 breed Golden Eagle Sablefish chromosome 20, Afim_UVic_2022, whole genome shotgun sequence.
GGCCCATATGATGAAATCAAAATGACTGAGCGGCCAGGTGTGTTAACGGAAGGTGTGGCAAAGTGGGTCATTTGTTCTGTTTCCTACAAgtgtaagaaaaataaaccaaCCATCGTGTGGAACTACGAAGACATCAAGAGTTCGTTAAAAACCAAAGAGATCTCCGGCAATACCTATAACTCCGTGTCAAATCTAACTTTTATTGGCTCTCTTGGGGATGACGGTAAACCCTTGACCTGCACTGCTCAGTTTGCTACTGGGAAGACTTCAGACTCTGAAATACTTCACATAAAAAGTGAGTTCACATCAGACACAAGGGTCACTTATATGAATTGTTTGAGATGTTGGGAGCTTTTGTTATTGGCTTTCTGGcaaagagttagatgagaagattaataccGCTCATACATGCGTCTGTTATGCCtagtttattttatctgtaaaaaaaaaattgaaaagcaACAGTGACTTAGTATTTTAAAGGGGGTAATGTGCCTAACCACTTATTGTCCGCAGTCTCCACGGGTTGTGTTATGGTATTATGGGGAATTGGTATTTTTGCCCTTTTGGTTTTGAATGGATCCAACTTACAAAACATAATGTGTTATCTAGTGAGCTctttccctgtttccagtcttaatgctaaaaTAATCTAAGCTGCAGACTCTAGGCTAACATTTAACGGACAGCTGTGGGAGTATTATCAATCTTCTTTTACAACGCTCTGCCAGAAAAGCAAATGTAAAAAGTCCTAAAATGTTGATAATATTGATAATTGCTtgctgtcctttttttgttccaGAATATGACAGACCAGTTGATCCATATGAAAATGACAGTGGGTGTACTTCTCCCTTCTCTCAAAACTCAGCCTGCAGCCATGTTATGTCACAAGTGGACTGATTTCTACAGGCATCCCATCATGGCtggtttctctctccctctacagCGCTCCACGTTCTGGCTGCTGACGTCCCTTTCAGATTCAGCGCCCTGACCCGCTCCTGTGTGGTGATTCCCTGCAGCTTCCCGTACCAGGAGGATGAACCTGTCACGCGTGGCATCTGGTCCAAAAAAACTGGGAGTGTCATATACCATAATGCCCAGAGCTATGTGGTTGACCATTTCAAGGGCCGCACCAGAATATTAGGAGATTTGAATGAGGGAAACTGCTCATTAGAGATTAATGACATCAAGCCCTTTGACAACGGGCCCTTCTGTTTCCATGCAGAGAAAGGAAATAATGAAAGACTAAGATTCAACAATAGCTGCGTATTTATTGTTATGAAAGGTCTGAAATTAATTCTAAGCCTTAATCTTCTTCAAATATGCCAagctatttatttgtttatctgcTTATTAATCGACATAAGTATTCTGCTTTGTATTTCCCATGCTCAGCATCCCCAGGAAAACCAGTGATGACCTCAGTTCCAGCAGAAATCGACGCCGGTTCAACGATTACTGTCTCGTGTTCTGTGACGCACACATGTCCATCACATCCTCCAGTGTTCTCATGGAGTGTCCCTAACCTCACCAACGAGGTCACACACACCTCGATGCCGCAGGGCATATGGCAGACGACCTCCACGATCACTTTTGTGGCTGCTGGAGGGGACGGGGCCAAAAGCCTAACCTGTACTGCCCTCTGGTGGGGCGACAAGCAGCAAGCCCACACAGTCCAGCTGACTGTCAAGGGTGAGTCCCACAAAATACATCTGTAAGTGCAATTCTTTCATGTATTGAGTTGTGTATTATTCTTTCTCAAATGTTCCAACATCACCAGGATTAAGCTCTTGGCCAGTAGCCATTGCAGTGTCAGCTCTAGTGCTGATTGTAATCATCCTAGCTGCAGTGTTTGGAGTGGTCTTCTGTAGGAGAAggtaaatacatatacattcaAAAGGTGCCAATACTGTAGATGGGTAATATCTGTGCTACATTGACACTGTTAGTTGTTTATTGTAGAAtgtcaaagtcaacatttattagagaaatgttttaaaccaacaggaagtGCTCTGATGACTCACTGAGACCACCACCTCGACCAGAGAAAAGGTATGTAGGTAAACCTTGATGAGTAATGAGGACATCATTGATGTCTAGATTTCAGTCGGGAACACTCACTAGGATAATAGTAAGAAAAGTTAGATTATCAGTGTGTTCCAGTACCCAAACTACCACACTATTTAgcacatcagaaaaaaaatagtttgtccCTAAACATAGTCTTTTAAATGAAGTTTGCCAAAAATAACAGGAATTCCTCTGCATCTGGCAGCCTTTTGCAGCATGCAAGCCAGCACAGATACATCACATTCACTGAGAGGCCGAGAAAGCAAAGCCTGATGACAGCTAATTGAGAGAAGCCACCAGATATATGAGAAAGAGGGTCAAAGTTAAAGGCTCAATAGGCCCgatgtattttttgtatcaAAGCCATTTCAGTGAGCcaacatgcacaataccagggcccTGGCCCACCTGTTTTGTGAGGATACATTGATTAATTTACATCGTATTCATGCAGTTAGTATGCAAAAACAACGGTGTCTAACTCTTACCTTACTGACCGCTCGTTTTCCAGTCTAAGAGGTCGTCATGTTCCCCATTCTATGATACAATTATTTGTTGGTGTTCATCCaaagttacaaaaaataaactgctgAATTAAATGATTGTAAACTGAACACGCTGTGTATAAATGCGTTTGCACATTGAGTATATGTTTGTTGAGTTGGATTAGTATTTCTCACAGTACTAAAATGAAAGTACACAGCTACTGTAAGTGCCAATGATTGAAGCCTGAGTGAAACAGCTGTGGCCAATCAGCGAATGCAAGCAGGGCTTCAGAGCTCTGCCGaattttttgtcatatattaATCCTCTATTTCCATCTAAAAAGCTATTCAAATCTCTGTCTCTGCAATTCAAACTTTCATAGGAGATCACTCTGGGATAGAGTATCCAGGTAAGCTCTCAGGAACAGTCTCTTTTGTTGGTCTCATATCATGCAAGATAAAATCATGAATGTGCTATAATCAGTTTTCCTAAAATAATTTCTACTTATCGAAATGTCCAGAAGAAACATTGACGACATTGGACAAATACAGTAGACCTAATACTGACACTGTTATTTCTATACAGGGGGTCCATTTGGAGACGATTTTCCCGGTAAGAATACCCAAGACTAATCACTCACTTTCTATCCCCAGATGAAGTGCCTTATGTTAACATCTCTTCCCTTTTCAGTAGAACGGTAGATGGCCATGTTGACTGGGAAAATCAGAGGGAACCTAGGTGGGTGTCTTTTATTTTACCATTCTTACCATTTCAAactgtttgatatttaattGATGCTATTCTTACAGGAAATCCTATTGGAGCAAATTTTCAAGACACCATTTTCAACATTCTTGTTTAATAATCAATTGTAGCAACGGAAGACATACCgtttgaaaatatgaattaatctAAGTATATTTATCACCCTCGCAGAAACCAAGGCAACACTGTGAACTACAGTGTTGGCTACTTGTAAGTGTTAATCGATGTTCCTCTACCACATCACACAGCCTTAATAGTAACACAGACAAAAACTGATATTGTGTGATTCCCTCCTGCTCCTGTAGAAACGGCACCACAACTGTGAACTGTGACACTCAACTGTCCAAACAACGCTTTCCATCACCGAAGGAGTGAGTTTTACTTACACAGCTGTTTCtcaatctttttaaaatgacataccACTGTGTCATAGATCCTTTAATTATCCTCttcctttttatatttctgtttgctCCAGTAACCGGAGACCTCCTCACTCTGTCAGGCCGGTGGTTAGTAATGCTGTGGTGAGCAGAAATGCCATTCCTTCTTATTTCTAAAAATGAGTAGCTTATTTCATGTTTCCTTACTAACCATCAGGAAAAAGGCATCTAACCAATAATCTCATCACATGTTTTTGAACAAATGTCACCTTTCTGTAACTGTTatgataaataatgatgttAAGAGCCATAGCTGGTGTTGGGAATCCTGTCCAAGTGGGTATTTCTGTGTAGATTCTCAGTTACCCAGGTCATGTTATATGTATTGATGTATCAATGTTATATATATCTAGACGTGCTTAGTCTAAAGCAACAAGATATGCTTTAGATTCTTGAAGATGATTTGCTAGATAAAGGATGCCCTGCTTACAGTAGACTGCTTTTGAGCCGTGGACCAGAGGATGTGAGAAAGCATGATTTAATGGAAAACACCCAGGATTCACCATATCAACATCCCAAGTACTTGTCTCACCAGAAATGGAACTATATGATTTTGTAACTCATTCCAAATTACCTCAAATTTGTTACAGGATTTCCATGTCTATGGCAACTATTGAGTTCTTCAAGACATCTTGGAATCATCACATGCTTCCAGGACGTGttgctgtttattattttacaatcgTACACATACTTCACATTACATGTTGTGGGAAGTGATGTTCGGCTTGCATTTAAACttgctttattttaatgtgcaaTTTGGAAGATACggccaaaatataaaaaaactattaaaagccCTTCCTGTCTTGTTAGGCCACTTGTTCCTCAATAGGTGATAGTGAGTTGCTGTGACGTCTGCCTTTAGTCTGGAGGATAAATTATGAGTGCTTCCCTGTGGGTTGTTAATAACACATCCACGGTCTGTGCACGTGTattcttgccctgctgttagttaGTAGTACtggcttctgtttttttaactgatgactgtaaattCAAATATGGAGTCAGCGGTAGAGGGGTAATGCTGCCCCCTATTTCTTTGGCGCATGTGGCAATGGCTTACACAGTGCACCTTTTTAAAGAATGCATAtcagctgtaaaataaacaaaataatacattttgttacaattgtttgtgttttgcatacAATTCCAATGTGATTTGTCAAGCTGTAAAGGACTGAGCGGAATCTACCTCTACCCTGGCTCCACCCACTCTCACATGACTGTTGGGAGCAGGTATGGGAAGCCACACACCTGTAGCTGATCTCCTCATGAAGGGAGAACAAAGGACAATCGCGGGGTTCATTTTGGATGGCACATGCCAGTTATATACAACTATCAAAAACACATCTAAAGAAGGTTACAGACTCAACCCTGGGCACAGAGTTGCAAAAGGCCCCACCACCTCTCCTACATCTgagtaaaacacacttcatagtatttgtgtctctttttggttgtttgttccctTTTCATAGTCGTGAGACGTGTTGTGgtctctttgcagttgttttgcatctctttgtctttttggttCACATGCAACCTCATTCACATGCAACCAAttattcatacccattcatataGCTATGGCACAACCTTCGGGCCgcggatcgaaccgccgatcctctaattcacatgtgtcaaactcaaggcccgcgggccacatccggcccgtgaatgaattatctttggccCGCATGATAACATCTATTTACTATTAGAGCTGGCCCGCCTCACAGTctgtattacattattacagacCACTTGTGTCAACTTTCAACTAtccctctccccaaaaaatggctaaacgaaaggtggaatttgaaaacaggagttttACAACATGACAACAAGAATacaacataagataagataagataagataatcctttattagtcccgcagcggggaaatttgcaggcttacagcagcatagaggatagtgcacacaagagacatagtagaagaaagacaagataaaaaaaatagataaaaaaaaaacaactgaaatataatatttacagacagaaaaaaactattttaactattattgcacagtgtttttattgtcatgtgtcatgtggtctgctgggagcagagctggaagACACATAAGAAGATACTATGAAACTAAGCACCAAGACAGATACAAGCATCTGGACACGACACAAAGGCTCCAGAAGGTAGAGGAGCTAAAGAGAAGTCTGGTGTCACAGCAGGCTATGTTCACTAAAGCCACATCACAAAGCGAGGCTGCTGTTAAGGCCAGCTTTATTGTGGCAGCAGAGGTTGCAAAATCAACCCGGCCCTTACTCCCTTGCTGCGGATGAGAGCACCGACACTTCTGATACTGCCCAGCTGTCAATGTTCATCCGTGGAGTGGACTCAAGCCTGTGCGTAACAGAAGAGTTGTTGGGATTACACCCAATGCATGGCAGAACTATGGGGAAAGATCTCTTTGAAGAGGGGTCCAGATGTGTAGATAACATGGGGCTGCCGTGGGATGAACCTGTGGGACTGACAACAGATGGAGCGCCTGCGATGTGCGGTCTGAAGAGTGGATTGGTGGGGAGGATCCGAGAAAAGATGAAGGAGGAAAACGTCACAAGTGAGTTGACAGCTTATCACTGCATCATACAGCAGGAGTCGTTGTGTGGAACATGTGATGAGCATCATAACATTAGCGGTTAACTTTATCAGAGCCAAAGGTTTAAATCACCGCCAGTTCAAGTCTTTTCTGGAGGAGTTAAGTACAGAATGTGGTGACTTGCCCTGTCACACAGAGGTGCGATGGCTAAGCCAGGGAAAGGTGCTGGGAAGATGTTTTCCAGTTGCGTGAGGAGATCTGTGAGTTCATGGAAAGCAAAGGGAAAGGCACAACAGAGCTccgaaataaaatgtttctgtgtgacaTCACAAGCCACCTGAATGCGCTCAACCTGCAGCTTCAGGGGCGGGGCCGTGTCGTCACTGACATGGACgctacagtatataaccagtatagtacagtatataaccagtatagtacagtatataaccagtatagtacagtatataaccagtatagtacagtatatagcgCCTGTGGGAGACGCAGATGCTGCAGGAAAACTTGAGCCATGTTCCGCACTGCCAAACAATGAAAGAGCAGGTCGCTGCCTTCACAACTACACAGTTTGCTGAAAAACTCGGCATACTTGGTGCTGACTTCACACGGCGATTTGCCGATTTTGAAGCCCAAAAAAGCAGGTTTGAACTGCTCAGTAATCCATTTGCAGCTGACGTGGAAAACGCACCATCAAACCTCCAAATGGAGCTGATTGAGCTCCAATGTAGTGACACACTGAAGGCAAAATATGAGTCTGTGGGCTGCAGAGTTTCCACGTTTCATCCCGACACAATGCCCCAGCTCCCAGGCTGCTCAGACGCTCTCTGTGTTTGGCAGCACATACTGTGAACAACTGTTCTCTTTGATGAAGATAAACACAACTCCACACAGGACTCGTGTTACTGAGGAGCACCTTCActcagtggtgtataaagtacccaaaagccatacttgagtaaaagtaaagataccttactggaaaatgactccagtaaaagtgaaagtcaccaattagaatactacttgagtaaaagtcttaaagtatctaatatttactgtacttaagtatcaaaagtaattttctgatattaaatgtacttaagtattgaaagtaaaagtacaagtaaatgctgttaataaaaaagcaaagggtcagaattttgagaattatgaagtttattattttaagtgctgtggccaccatgaccaaggacaaggaggtacaaacagagacagcagcctaacatacaccatgtgtagTTAAactagaagatcagacacctgtctcccccccacagatatactccaatcctgtgggaaacactgctagatatctgaacaggtttatgctaattatgataactaaacattaacgttgcggctcatgggattaatcttaatttacctcaatgtgtttcctgaggttggatggggagtgtttgaatgccaatatttcagtagctttgggcataagaggctcttcatccggtacgaagagtctttcactccaacataagaaaacatttctcgcagATATGGCCAcaggtgttggtcttcgtctccaccgtggtttgttaggagtagcaggtgcttccgtttctgcttccatcatgaaaccagTCATCGTAGAGTGGAACTCTGCTCATGtggtcgctcgctagctggcatcacTGGGCATCACTGGGCATCAACAAACcggctttgagagcacttgtttgcaattgcgcattaacgtgattaaccagtgatttaacttgcaagctaggaccactgattcactaacctgcttgcttgcagtctgtgttccaccacagtccccgacgttggtctcatgattcattttctttctaaagatagatttgattttgtaacgAGTAACGAAGGtctcaggggaaatgtatcggagtcaaagtatcagttctctttgcaaaatgtagtgaagtaaaagtgaaagtcaacagaaatataaatagtaaagtaaagtacagatatccaaaaaaacgacttaagtacagtaacgaagtatttctacttcgttactatacaccactgcCTTCACTCAGTCCTGAGGATTTCCTCACTCAGAGCCTGACCCCAGACATTGATGAACTTGTATCCAAGATGAGACACCAAGTGTCTGTCTCAGACCAGTGagcatcacagagcagcaaacGGTGCTTTGACgcattttcagtttcatttttgcattttttttctcttgctactacaggacatttgatttttctttgaagtaaattatttttggctgttgtttgcctgtagaaaatgttttcacttgaaattactctggaaaaactgcagatagagccataagcaattaatgaaactgattttattacttttatttatttatgtattatttataatttttatttcatttatttcataattaatgttgttttataggcaatactctataggccttgttagttccaggttcaatatgtgcactaaggttctttcaataagttttcaataaacgttgaacccatctggcccttgacttgtatcaatttctttatttcggcccactgtgtatttgtgtttgacaCCCCTGCTCTAACTGGAGgtcgaccctgctctaccactgagccacagtcgctcccgtcatctctttgtagtcgatTTATGTTTCTTAGTGGTCATTTCTAATCTCTTTCTGGTCAGTATGTTGAGTTACATTTTGTAGGGGAATCCataacacattaataaaactcTAAACTTTGAATCAGAGTCTGGAATAAGCACTATACTGAGTATTTTGAATAGCTGATACACATCTTTTAAATGAGACTTAGTCAGGATTTAGAGGActcaagaaaaaataaatcagaatacACTGCAGAAAtttgagaaatgtatttattcagcttttaaataaattacatcaaaatattcttggtcattttaattaaaaataggTTTCAGGTTAACAATATAGCACTCATAACAAAAGTTGTGCATCATGTTTTACATTGTCTTCCCAGAAAGAGACTTTTGATCATCATTCTATGCAAAAGTCGCTATTGTAAAGGCaacatgcaaaaaagaaaataagctgGGTAGATACTAGCTGATGCAAGAGACAAGTTGAAATCACAACTTTACtaaatt
It encodes:
- the LOC129110103 gene encoding Schwann cell myelin protein-like isoform X3, with amino-acid sequence MHCTIHWGTKAGKEHHPTGNMLSRGWSFTTPGSITGMRGSCIIIPCTFSYSISQPTDLRVIWYLFQSNRYPAVFDEKQSIISKFNGITSLIGSVGERNCSLKIERLEMLHNQDRLYPWVDKNPITSYHSLGHTFYEKTTQLIVSDHAQQPQLSIIGIPRVEEESTVSCNVRHSCGSAPPTLTLNGILGKEVITDTLVSDGIWESTVERTWLVQEEDQSVKCTVSYRGGQKATSELKLNVECPYDEIKMTERPGVLTEGVAKWVICSVSYKCKKNKPTIVWNYEDIKSSLKTKEISGNTYNSVSNLTFIGSLGDDGKPLTCTAQFATGKTSDSEILHIKKYDRPVDPYENDTLHVLAADVPFRFSALTRSCVVIPCSFPYQEDEPVTRGIWSKKTGSVIYHNAQSYVVDHFKGRTRILGDLNEGNCSLEINDIKPFDNGPFCFHAEKGNNERLRFNNSCVFIVMKASPGKPVMTSVPAEIDAGSTITVSCSVTHTCPSHPPVFSWSVPNLTNEVTHTSMPQGIWQTTSTITFVAAGGDGAKSLTCTALWWGDKQQAHTVQLTVKGLSSWPVAIAVSALVLIVIILAAVFGVVFCRRRKCSDDSLRPPPRPEKRRSLWDRVSRGSIWRRFSRRTVDGHVDWENQREPRNQGNTVNYSVGYLNGTTTVNCDTQLSKQRFPSPKDNRRPPHSVRPVVSNAVDFHVYGNY